CGGACGGCGGCGTCCGATTGCCATGTCCGCGCCGCGTTCGAGTTCGTCGGCCAGTTCCGGCAGGTCGCGGGGGTCCAGCGAGCCGTCGGCGTCGATGACCGCCACGATCGGCGTCGTCGCCGCGACCACCCCGGCGTGCACTGCGGCACCGTAGCCGGGCCGGGATTCGGTGACGACGTCCGCGCCGTGGCGGCGCGCCACCTCGGCGGTGTCGTCGCTGCTGTTGTTGTCGACGACCAGGGGCCGGTAACCCGCAGGCATCGCCGCCAGCACCCCGGGCAGTGAGGCCGCCTCGTTGAGGCAGGGCAGCACCACCGTGACGGGAGAGCCGGGCATGACCAGAGGCTAACCAGTCCGACGGGCGCCCGACCGGA
The nucleotide sequence above comes from Mycolicibacterium moriokaense. Encoded proteins:
- a CDS encoding glycosyltransferase family 2 protein, producing the protein MPGSPVTVVLPCLNEAASLPGVLAAMPAGYRPLVVDNNSSDDTAEVARRHGADVVTESRPGYGAAVHAGVVAATTPIVAVIDADGSLDPRDLPELADELERGADMAIGRRRPVKGLRWPWHARLGTAAVCWRLRRRHGLPVHDIAPMRVARREALLGLGVQDRRSGYPLELLVRAAAAGWRVVERDVDYGPRTGGQSKVSGSLRGSVIAALDFWRVIS